Proteins encoded by one window of Actinocorallia herbida:
- a CDS encoding MMPL family transporter: protein MAALLYRLGRFCFHRRGRVLAVWLILLAALGGAAAAFHGPTTNAFTMPGTESYRAMQTLDREFPQAGGGTGTIVVASDDGTPLTPRKVAPLVAEAAKVPGVTAAMDPFQFQAVSQDGEYALINVQFEVTAQEVTAEQREAFEAVGENAEGLRVEHGGEVMSSEASEMGSTEVIGVAVAAVVLLITFGSLVAAGMTLANALVGVIAGMAGLFALSGLVELNSTAPVLALMLGLAVGIDYSLFITSRYRQFLAEGAEPREAAGRATGTAGSAVVFAGVTVVIALAGLSVVGIPFLTIMGLAAAGTVALSVLVALTLLPAVLGFAGPRVLHRRTRKGGAAPEKEAFGFRWGRLVTKARVPVLLVGVLALGGLALPVLDMRLALPDASTKAEGTAARDAYDLTSEGFGPGFNGRLIAVLTADDKAALESAAQQAAGLIQGTEGVLAVAPAQFNADGTAALLAVVPKTGPTEAATEDAVQAIRAKVADLQGADIALTGVTAIGIDVSEKLSNALPVYLLLVVGLSLLLLMLVFRSVLVPLKATLGFLLTVGSTFGITVAVFQEGHLASLVGVDTQGPLVSFLPILLIGILFGLAMDYEVFLVSRMREDYVHGDTPRQATVNGLGHNARVVTAAALIMMSVFGGFVLIPDPIIKSIGFALAVGVFIDAFVVRMTLVPAAMSLLGRAAWWLPKPVDKVLPDLDIEGARLPAPEAPAPEVKTPQPVG from the coding sequence GTGGCAGCTCTGCTCTACCGGCTCGGCCGGTTCTGCTTTCACCGACGTGGGCGCGTATTGGCCGTCTGGCTGATCCTGCTCGCGGCGCTCGGCGGCGCGGCCGCCGCCTTCCACGGGCCCACGACCAACGCCTTCACCATGCCCGGGACCGAGTCCTACCGGGCGATGCAGACCCTGGACCGCGAGTTCCCGCAGGCCGGCGGCGGCACCGGCACGATCGTCGTCGCCTCCGACGACGGCACTCCGCTGACGCCGCGGAAGGTCGCACCGCTCGTCGCCGAGGCCGCCAAGGTCCCCGGTGTCACGGCCGCGATGGACCCGTTCCAGTTCCAGGCCGTCTCCCAGGACGGCGAGTACGCGCTCATCAACGTGCAGTTCGAGGTCACCGCGCAGGAGGTCACCGCCGAGCAGCGCGAGGCCTTCGAGGCGGTCGGCGAGAACGCCGAAGGGCTGCGCGTCGAGCACGGCGGGGAGGTGATGAGCAGCGAGGCCTCGGAGATGGGCTCGACCGAGGTCATCGGCGTGGCCGTCGCGGCGGTCGTCCTGCTCATCACGTTCGGCTCGCTCGTCGCGGCGGGCATGACGCTCGCGAACGCCCTCGTCGGCGTCATCGCGGGCATGGCCGGACTGTTCGCGCTGAGCGGGCTGGTCGAGCTCAACAGCACGGCGCCGGTCCTCGCGCTCATGCTGGGCCTCGCGGTGGGCATCGACTACTCCCTGTTCATCACCTCGCGGTACCGGCAGTTCCTCGCCGAGGGCGCGGAACCGCGCGAGGCGGCCGGCCGGGCGACGGGCACCGCGGGATCGGCCGTGGTCTTCGCGGGCGTCACCGTGGTCATCGCGCTCGCGGGGCTGTCCGTCGTCGGCATCCCGTTCCTCACCATCATGGGCCTCGCCGCGGCCGGCACCGTCGCGCTCTCCGTCCTCGTCGCGCTCACCCTGCTGCCCGCCGTGCTCGGCTTCGCCGGGCCGCGGGTGCTGCACCGCAGGACGCGCAAGGGCGGCGCGGCCCCGGAGAAGGAGGCGTTCGGGTTCCGGTGGGGAAGGCTGGTCACCAAGGCCCGCGTGCCCGTGCTGCTCGTCGGCGTCCTCGCGCTGGGCGGGCTGGCCCTGCCCGTCCTGGACATGCGCCTGGCCCTGCCGGACGCGAGCACCAAGGCCGAGGGCACGGCGGCCCGCGACGCCTACGACCTGACGTCCGAGGGCTTCGGGCCCGGCTTCAACGGAAGGCTCATCGCGGTCCTCACCGCGGACGACAAGGCGGCCTTGGAGAGCGCCGCCCAGCAGGCCGCGGGGCTCATCCAGGGCACCGAAGGCGTCCTCGCGGTCGCGCCCGCGCAGTTCAACGCCGACGGGACGGCGGCGCTCCTGGCCGTCGTCCCCAAGACGGGGCCGACCGAGGCGGCCACCGAGGACGCCGTCCAGGCGATCCGCGCGAAGGTCGCCGACCTCCAGGGCGCGGACATCGCGCTCACCGGCGTCACCGCGATCGGCATCGACGTGTCGGAGAAGCTGTCGAACGCGCTGCCGGTCTACCTCCTGCTGGTGGTGGGCCTGTCGCTCCTGCTGCTCATGCTGGTGTTCCGCTCGGTCCTCGTGCCGCTCAAGGCGACCCTCGGCTTCCTGCTGACGGTCGGCTCCACGTTCGGCATCACCGTCGCGGTCTTCCAGGAAGGGCACCTCGCGTCGCTCGTCGGCGTGGACACGCAGGGGCCGCTGGTGAGCTTCCTGCCGATCCTGCTCATCGGCATCCTGTTCGGGCTCGCCATGGACTACGAGGTCTTCCTCGTCTCGCGGATGCGCGAGGACTACGTGCACGGCGACACCCCGCGGCAGGCGACCGTCAACGGGCTCGGGCACAACGCCCGGGTCGTCACGGCGGCCGCGCTCATCATGATGTCGGTGTTCGGCGGGTTCGTTCTGATCCCGGACCCGATCATCAAGTCGATCGGGTTCGCCCTGGCCGTCGGCGTCTTCATCGACGCGTTCGTGGTCCGGATGACACTGGTGCCCGCGGCCATGTCGCTGCTCGGCAGAGCCGCCTGGTGGCTGCCGAAGCCGGTCGACAAGGTGCTGCCCGACCTCGACATCGAGGGCGCGCGGCTGCCCGCCCCCGAGGCCCCCGCCCCCGAGGTGAAGACCCCGCAGCCCGTCGGCTGA
- a CDS encoding roadblock/LC7 domain-containing protein encodes MDKEAVLKELTALRADVPGVTETATASVDGMLLVADTDEARPDVLAALAATTLGLGKSTGHETGMGELREVVVRCAGGHIVVYAVGKKALMVVLGDEGLDVARLHVRSRTTVQNLADLVEP; translated from the coding sequence ATGGACAAGGAAGCGGTACTCAAGGAACTCACCGCGCTGCGCGCCGACGTCCCGGGCGTCACCGAGACGGCGACCGCCTCCGTCGACGGCATGCTCCTCGTCGCCGACACCGACGAGGCGAGGCCCGACGTGCTCGCCGCGCTCGCCGCCACCACCCTCGGGCTCGGCAAGAGCACCGGCCACGAGACCGGGATGGGGGAGCTGCGCGAGGTCGTCGTCCGGTGCGCCGGAGGGCACATCGTCGTCTACGCCGTCGGCAAGAAGGCCCTGATGGTCGTGCTCGGGGACGAGGGCCTGGACGTGGCGCGGCTGCACGTCAGGTCGCGCACGACGGTCCAGAACCTGGCCGACCTCGTGGAACCGTGA
- a CDS encoding TetR/AcrR family transcriptional regulator has product MARSPSGLRERLLDAALRLFVAHGYRGTSLHDIAVDAGCAKASLVYHFGCKAAILNEVLAPAVRSVTLLRERLAEEPDDSVAAEAVAGLVDLSLRYRGEMTLLLSDFAEAGAVKEWGGDGAVPSVTEALLSALSGRSSDPADRVRAAMVLGGVAVACASSRDLPAAPMREQLVHDSLRVLGRERAPTDTAT; this is encoded by the coding sequence ATGGCCCGTTCCCCCTCAGGACTGCGGGAAAGGCTTCTGGACGCGGCGCTGCGGCTGTTCGTGGCACACGGCTACCGCGGCACCTCGCTGCACGACATCGCCGTCGACGCGGGGTGCGCCAAGGCGTCGCTCGTGTACCACTTCGGGTGCAAGGCGGCGATCCTCAACGAGGTCCTCGCCCCCGCCGTCCGCTCCGTCACCCTGCTGCGCGAAAGGCTCGCCGAAGAGCCCGACGACAGCGTCGCCGCCGAGGCCGTCGCGGGACTGGTCGACCTCTCCCTGCGGTACCGCGGTGAGATGACGCTCCTGCTCTCGGACTTCGCCGAGGCGGGGGCCGTCAAGGAGTGGGGCGGCGACGGTGCGGTGCCCTCGGTCACCGAGGCCCTGCTCAGCGCGCTTTCCGGCAGGTCGTCCGACCCGGCCGACAGGGTGCGCGCGGCGATGGTCCTCGGCGGGGTCGCCGTCGCGTGCGCGAGTTCGCGCGACCTGCCCGCCGCACCCATGCGCGAGCAACTGGTGCACGACTCCCTGCGGGTCCTGGGGCGCGAACGGGCCCCGACCGACACGGCGACATAG
- a CDS encoding ABC transporter ATP-binding protein, with protein MAEIVLDGVSKSFGSGQRVVDGMRLRIRDGEVFVLLGPSGCGKSTVLRMIAGLEEITSGDLWMDGRHANDLEPRDRDVAMIFQSGALYPHMSVRQNIGFPLRLAKEEPGETAEKVTEMARALGLDGLLGRKPATLSGGQRQRVAMGRAMVREPSVFLMDEPLSSLDAGLRTELRMEIGGMVRSLGATTVYVTHDQIEALTLADRIGVMRDGVLQDVGTPQQVYDDPATVFVAAFLSSPQLNLLGGTAWAVRDEGIVISLGDQQITLPWSDPRAHAFVPHHGRPVIVGLRPESLTPVAEPSGGPVLAARLRSAEFHGHEWMAFAEVNIPGVDVDAVGARPKPRPEEERTDRPWRGLLRRRPAAPVEEPRHVGQRRRTDLLFRAGETRSMVQGARVNLAVDLDRALFFAANGRRIDTPAR; from the coding sequence ATGGCCGAGATCGTGCTGGACGGGGTCAGCAAGTCCTTCGGGAGCGGGCAGCGGGTGGTCGACGGGATGCGGCTGCGCATCCGTGACGGCGAGGTGTTCGTCCTGCTCGGGCCGTCCGGCTGCGGCAAGTCCACGGTGCTGCGGATGATCGCGGGCCTTGAGGAGATCACCAGCGGCGACCTGTGGATGGACGGCAGGCACGCCAACGACCTGGAGCCGCGCGACCGCGACGTCGCCATGATCTTCCAGAGCGGCGCGCTCTACCCGCACATGTCGGTGCGCCAGAACATCGGCTTCCCGCTGCGCCTGGCCAAGGAGGAGCCCGGGGAGACCGCCGAGAAGGTGACGGAGATGGCCCGCGCGCTCGGGCTCGACGGCCTCCTCGGCCGCAAGCCCGCGACCCTTTCCGGCGGGCAGCGCCAGCGGGTCGCGATGGGCCGGGCCATGGTCCGCGAGCCGAGCGTGTTCCTCATGGACGAGCCGCTGTCGAGCCTCGACGCCGGGCTGCGCACCGAGCTGCGGATGGAGATCGGCGGCATGGTCCGCTCGCTCGGCGCGACCACCGTGTACGTCACGCACGACCAGATCGAGGCGCTCACCCTCGCCGACCGGATCGGCGTCATGCGCGACGGGGTGCTCCAGGACGTCGGCACGCCCCAGCAGGTCTACGACGATCCCGCGACGGTGTTCGTCGCGGCGTTCCTGTCGAGCCCGCAGCTCAACCTGCTCGGCGGCACCGCCTGGGCCGTCCGGGACGAGGGCATCGTCATCTCCCTCGGCGACCAGCAGATCACGCTGCCGTGGAGCGACCCGCGCGCCCACGCGTTCGTGCCGCACCACGGCCGTCCCGTCATCGTGGGCCTGCGGCCCGAGTCGCTGACCCCGGTAGCCGAGCCGTCCGGCGGGCCCGTCCTCGCCGCGCGGCTGCGGTCCGCGGAGTTCCACGGGCACGAGTGGATGGCGTTCGCCGAGGTGAACATCCCCGGCGTCGACGTGGACGCGGTCGGCGCCCGGCCGAAGCCGCGCCCGGAGGAGGAGCGGACGGACCGTCCGTGGCGGGGGCTGCTCCGCCGCCGCCCGGCCGCGCCCGTCGAGGAGCCCCGGCACGTCGGCCAGCGCCGCCGCACCGACCTGCTGTTCCGCGCGGGCGAGACCCGCTCGATGGTCCAGGGCGCCCGCGTCAACCTCGCCGTCGACCTCGACCGCGCGCTGTTCTTCGCCGCCAACGGCCGCCGCATCGACACCCCCGCCCGCTGA
- a CDS encoding glycerophosphodiester phosphodiesterase, which translates to MKVSLGKRAIVAGLGAGVVASGVVLAGAAQTAVAAPGRDRAEPIVVAHRGASAYRPEHTLAAYELAIAQGADYIEPDLVLTKDGVLVARHENALGGTTDVAAHPEFAGLKKTKTIDGVTSTDWWTEDFTFAELRTLRAKERIPATRPENTAFDGRFLIPSFDEVAELAKRNNVGVYPETKHPTYFASIGLPFDEPLLKALKKHGLTKRSSKVFVQSFEPGILQRLDKRTDVRLVLLLNGAGQPYDFTVSGDKRTYADLVTRDGLRWTASFADGIGPATNWIIPLDAAGETQAPTTLVKDAHRAGLTVVPWTFRPENSFLPADFRQGDPASPAYPRAQGNAAAWLKLLLAQDIDGIFADDPALATAVVE; encoded by the coding sequence GTGAAGGTTTCGCTGGGGAAGAGGGCGATCGTCGCCGGTCTGGGCGCGGGCGTCGTCGCGTCGGGCGTGGTGCTGGCGGGCGCGGCGCAGACGGCGGTCGCCGCGCCGGGCCGGGACAGGGCGGAGCCGATCGTCGTGGCGCACCGGGGCGCGAGCGCGTACCGGCCGGAGCACACGCTCGCCGCCTATGAGCTGGCGATCGCGCAGGGCGCCGACTACATCGAGCCCGACCTCGTCCTCACCAAGGACGGCGTGCTCGTCGCCCGGCACGAGAACGCGCTCGGCGGCACCACCGACGTCGCCGCCCACCCGGAGTTCGCGGGCCTGAAGAAGACCAAGACGATCGACGGCGTCACCTCGACCGACTGGTGGACCGAGGACTTCACGTTCGCCGAGCTGCGGACGCTGCGCGCCAAGGAGCGCATCCCCGCGACCCGGCCGGAGAACACCGCCTTCGACGGCCGGTTCCTCATCCCGTCGTTCGACGAGGTCGCGGAGCTGGCGAAGCGGAACAACGTCGGCGTCTACCCCGAGACCAAGCACCCGACCTACTTCGCGTCGATCGGGCTGCCGTTCGACGAGCCGCTGCTGAAGGCGCTGAAGAAGCACGGTCTGACGAAGCGGTCCTCGAAGGTGTTCGTGCAGTCCTTCGAGCCCGGCATCCTCCAGCGCCTCGACAAGCGGACCGACGTCCGGCTCGTCCTGCTCCTCAACGGCGCCGGGCAGCCCTACGACTTCACCGTGTCCGGCGACAAGCGCACCTACGCCGACCTCGTCACCCGCGACGGCCTGCGCTGGACCGCCTCCTTCGCCGACGGCATCGGCCCGGCGACGAACTGGATCATCCCGCTCGACGCGGCCGGCGAGACCCAGGCGCCGACCACCCTCGTCAAGGACGCCCACCGCGCCGGCCTCACCGTCGTCCCGTGGACCTTCCGCCCGGAGAACTCCTTCCTCCCCGCCGACTTCCGCCAGGGCGACCCCGCCTCCCCGGCCTACCCCCGCGCCCAGGGCAACGCCGCCGCCTGGCTCAAGCTCCTCCTCGCCCAGGACATCGACGGCATCTTCGCCGACGACCCGGCCCTCGCGACCGCCGTCGTCGAGTAG
- a CDS encoding VOC family protein, which produces MNATPPPSSAAGSVPLLAGRRICQIGILVPDLDAAVASYAAFCPAGEWRRVEPGGPMPGTSYLGEPGEFAVRLAFGGAGPEIELIESVSGPSVYSAWLETRGYGVHHLAVFVDSLAEETALMERAGFPLVQSLTGFGPYGDGGYAFYDTVAVLGHYTEALRPATR; this is translated from the coding sequence GTGAACGCCACGCCTCCCCCTTCCTCCGCCGCGGGCTCAGTGCCGCTGCTCGCGGGCCGGCGGATCTGCCAGATCGGCATTCTCGTGCCCGACCTCGACGCGGCGGTCGCCTCGTACGCGGCGTTCTGCCCGGCCGGGGAGTGGCGGCGGGTCGAGCCGGGCGGGCCGATGCCCGGGACGTCCTATCTGGGCGAGCCAGGGGAGTTCGCCGTGCGGCTCGCGTTCGGCGGGGCCGGTCCGGAGATCGAGCTGATCGAGTCGGTGTCCGGCCCGAGCGTCTACAGCGCCTGGCTGGAGACGCGCGGGTACGGCGTCCACCATCTCGCGGTCTTCGTGGACTCCCTGGCCGAGGAGACCGCCCTGATGGAGCGGGCGGGCTTCCCGCTCGTCCAGTCCCTCACCGGATTCGGCCCGTACGGCGACGGTGGCTACGCCTTCTACGACACCGTCGCCGTGCTCGGCCACTACACCGAGGCCCTCCGCCCCGCCACCCGCTGA
- a CDS encoding carbohydrate kinase family protein, with protein sequence MSHPPMTVAAVGVHVLDTHVIGISGIPERSDGQIVDTIRFSAAGTAGGTALVLARLGADVRSFGAVGADPIATTLLSLLDREGVDTAGIVRKDGHQTSASVLPVRPNGDRPAWHCIGANGAFTLDDLDRAALSGITHLHLGGPEFLGGPAAGELLAYARSLGATTSVDVLAPGDPDMLAWIADALPHTDYLLPNDEQVLGFTGAADLAAGARALLAHGAGCVAVTQGAKGALVATPDRVFEVPALPIPPEELVDTTGCGDAFSAGFLRALSLGRDLEAAAHLGCATASRVARGLGTDAGAYDLDTILAL encoded by the coding sequence ATGAGCCACCCCCCGATGACGGTCGCCGCGGTCGGCGTGCACGTCCTGGACACGCACGTCATCGGGATCAGCGGGATCCCCGAGCGGTCCGACGGCCAGATCGTCGACACGATCCGGTTCTCCGCGGCGGGCACCGCGGGCGGCACCGCGCTGGTGCTGGCGCGGCTGGGCGCGGACGTGCGCAGCTTCGGCGCGGTCGGCGCCGACCCGATCGCGACGACCCTGCTGTCCCTCCTGGACCGCGAGGGCGTCGACACGGCCGGGATCGTCCGCAAGGACGGGCACCAGACGTCCGCCTCGGTCCTGCCGGTCCGGCCCAACGGCGACCGGCCCGCGTGGCACTGCATCGGCGCGAACGGCGCGTTCACCCTCGACGACCTGGACCGGGCCGCGCTCTCCGGGATCACCCACCTGCACCTGGGCGGCCCCGAGTTCCTGGGCGGTCCCGCGGCAGGAGAACTCCTGGCCTACGCGCGCTCCCTCGGTGCGACCACCTCCGTGGACGTCCTCGCACCCGGCGACCCGGACATGCTCGCCTGGATCGCCGACGCCCTCCCCCACACCGACTACCTCCTGCCGAACGACGAGCAGGTACTCGGCTTCACCGGCGCCGCCGATCTCGCCGCCGGCGCACGCGCCCTGCTGGCCCACGGCGCGGGCTGCGTCGCCGTCACCCAGGGCGCCAAGGGCGCCCTGGTCGCCACCCCCGACCGCGTCTTCGAGGTCCCCGCCCTCCCCATCCCGCCCGAAGAGCTGGTGGACACCACCGGCTGCGGCGACGCCTTCTCCGCGGGCTTCCTCCGTGCGCTCTCCCTGGGCCGCGACCTCGAGGCCGCCGCCCACCTGGGCTGCGCCACCGCCTCCCGCGTCGCCCGCGGCCTCGGCACCGACGCGGGCGCCTACGACCTCGACACCATCCTCGCCCTCTGA
- a CDS encoding amidase translates to MSREYSRRVFLAQTSAAAGAAALVASPAKAGGRPLAPSLPDVDVRKAALDDPTEATLAEAAALIRARKLKPTTLVEAHLARIDAFEPTYKAFNAVTRDAALAAAKAQDRRPTGVLAGIPLCVKDNYFTKGVATTANSFVFAGFVPDEDATAVSRLTSAGGIVLGKGQMGPLATTRATTPNGVVTTVNAWTPTNIATDPGGSSTGPATAVAGRLATSAIGTQTGGSIILPANQQNLTGLKPTMGRTSLYGIIPLSFTRDHSGPIARDALDAAIMLTVMSGPDEKDPRTQGLPDLPDLVRAATPVLRKGKPKMRRTTVVGVPADYLTGSAATLRKDFLAVLAGIEGIRLVDIAYPDDWALLTGTFNDARLAERTEPFRPYLQQDLKLFGVSVLSWLQGLLLSGDEWITAQRAKAHLIREVLDGPLDRCDVVLQTSVVPFDILGLPEIGFPIGFNASGVPVGAILGGQPYEEDRLLEVAAAYQAATDWHLRRPVDPPQAGAAARAFAAPLVLTAEEAAAQSA, encoded by the coding sequence ATGAGCCGGGAGTACTCACGCCGCGTCTTCCTCGCGCAGACGAGCGCGGCGGCCGGGGCCGCGGCGCTCGTGGCCTCGCCCGCCAAGGCCGGGGGCAGGCCGCTCGCGCCGTCCCTGCCCGACGTGGACGTGCGCAAGGCCGCGCTGGACGACCCGACCGAGGCGACCCTCGCCGAGGCCGCCGCGCTCATCAGGGCGCGCAAACTGAAGCCGACCACGCTCGTCGAGGCGCACCTCGCCCGGATCGACGCGTTCGAACCCACCTACAAGGCGTTCAACGCGGTCACCCGAGACGCCGCGCTCGCCGCGGCCAAGGCGCAGGACCGCAGGCCGACCGGGGTGCTCGCGGGCATCCCGCTGTGCGTCAAGGACAACTACTTCACCAAGGGCGTCGCGACCACCGCGAACTCCTTCGTCTTCGCCGGCTTCGTCCCCGACGAGGACGCCACCGCCGTCTCCCGGCTGACGTCCGCGGGCGGCATCGTGCTCGGCAAGGGCCAGATGGGACCGCTCGCCACGACCCGCGCGACGACCCCGAACGGCGTCGTCACCACCGTCAACGCCTGGACCCCGACGAACATCGCCACCGACCCGGGCGGCTCGTCCACCGGACCGGCCACGGCGGTCGCGGGGCGGCTCGCGACGTCGGCGATCGGGACGCAGACCGGCGGCAGCATCATCCTGCCCGCCAACCAGCAGAACCTGACGGGCCTGAAGCCGACGATGGGCCGCACGTCCCTGTACGGCATCATCCCGCTGTCGTTCACCCGCGACCACTCGGGCCCTATCGCCCGCGACGCCCTCGACGCGGCGATCATGCTGACGGTCATGTCCGGCCCCGACGAGAAGGACCCCCGCACCCAGGGCCTCCCGGACCTGCCCGACCTCGTCAGGGCGGCGACCCCCGTCCTGCGCAAGGGCAAGCCCAAGATGCGCCGCACGACGGTCGTCGGCGTTCCCGCCGACTACCTGACCGGGAGCGCCGCGACGCTGCGCAAGGACTTCCTCGCCGTGCTCGCGGGCATCGAGGGGATCCGCCTCGTGGACATCGCCTACCCGGACGACTGGGCGCTGCTCACCGGCACGTTCAACGACGCCCGGCTCGCCGAGCGCACCGAGCCGTTCCGGCCCTACCTCCAGCAGGACCTCAAGCTGTTCGGCGTCTCGGTGCTGAGCTGGCTCCAGGGCCTGCTGCTGTCGGGCGACGAGTGGATCACCGCGCAGCGCGCCAAGGCGCACCTGATCCGCGAGGTCCTGGACGGCCCGCTCGACCGGTGCGACGTCGTCCTCCAGACGAGCGTCGTGCCGTTCGACATCCTCGGCCTGCCCGAGATCGGCTTCCCGATCGGCTTCAACGCCTCGGGCGTCCCCGTCGGCGCGATCCTCGGCGGCCAGCCTTACGAGGAGGACCGGCTGCTGGAGGTCGCCGCCGCCTACCAGGCCGCGACCGACTGGCACCTGCGCCGTCCGGTGGACCCGCCGCAGGCCGGCGCCGCGGCCCGCGCCTTCGCGGCCCCGCTCGTCCTCACCGCCGAGGAGGCCGCCGCGCAGAGCGCCTGA
- the prcB gene encoding proteasome subunit beta: MGDGIAGLGDELGRENSFARVLAQVAPELLPWNTKADGPVAPLHLAHGTTILAVVHADGVVMAGDRRATMGNVIAQRDLEKVALADEFSAVAFAGTVGLATEMVRLFQRELEHYEKVEGQPLSLDGKARRLATLVQGNLAQAVQGLAVIPVFAGYDQSSGRGRIFSFDVTGGPYETADHYADGSGSPYARGALKKLWRPGLSLRDAVFVCVQALYDAADDDSATGGPDLTRRIFPTVSAVTAEGYRALPESEIREIAEAVVAARMQAPNGPVASLTG, encoded by the coding sequence GTGGGTGACGGGATTGCGGGGCTCGGGGACGAGCTGGGGCGGGAGAACTCGTTCGCGCGGGTGCTCGCGCAGGTGGCGCCGGAGCTGCTGCCCTGGAACACGAAGGCCGACGGGCCGGTGGCGCCTTTGCACCTCGCTCACGGGACGACGATCCTCGCCGTGGTCCACGCGGACGGCGTCGTCATGGCGGGCGACCGGCGGGCCACGATGGGCAACGTCATCGCTCAGCGGGACCTGGAGAAGGTGGCACTCGCCGACGAGTTCTCGGCCGTCGCCTTCGCCGGGACGGTCGGGCTGGCCACCGAGATGGTCCGGCTGTTCCAGCGCGAACTCGAGCACTACGAGAAGGTCGAAGGGCAGCCGCTGTCCCTGGACGGCAAGGCACGGCGGCTCGCGACCCTCGTCCAGGGGAACCTCGCGCAGGCCGTGCAGGGGCTCGCCGTCATCCCGGTGTTCGCCGGGTACGACCAGAGCAGCGGCCGAGGCCGGATCTTCTCCTTCGACGTCACGGGCGGCCCGTACGAGACCGCCGACCACTACGCCGACGGGTCGGGCTCGCCGTACGCGCGCGGCGCCTTGAAGAAACTGTGGCGTCCCGGCCTTTCCCTGCGCGACGCGGTCTTCGTCTGCGTTCAGGCCCTCTACGACGCGGCCGACGACGACTCGGCCACGGGCGGCCCCGACCTGACCCGGCGGATCTTCCCGACCGTCTCCGCCGTCACCGCCGAGGGGTACCGGGCCCTGCCCGAATCGGAGATCCGGGAGATCGCCGAAGCCGTCGTCGCGGCGCGCATGCAGGCGCCCAACGGCCCCGTCGCCTCCCTGACGGGCTGA
- a CDS encoding PrsW family intramembrane metalloprotease, with product MTALRTNPAPEEAPLGVDGFFQPRRAAFWLLLFFLVVGAFSTLSKIHLSYEIVPTAVLVGAFVWTLYAVPFLWFLRSLDVFEQHSPLGFALAFAWGGFGAVHLVIPVNDAVESLAAKLGGPEFAARWGPALAAPTNEELFKYLGVVLLVMVARTQFPTILSVVVTGATVGLGFQVMEDLVYTANTAIQFPSTNQIAPVVVMLVVRGLLGGLWSHALYTSIACFGLGYLVARPDRPLVRRIAVAVAFFLLAWSAHFFWDSPLLRGLGGGVIVLALVKGVPVLIVGYAVWYLAEREEGLRVRAITESYLDKTLVAPEEIRTLASFRDRRAARKTLRFRHGRPAARTLRRLQRAQLHLLRVCGQGGPGPQAWRAAQEVRALRADLTAITGLPAAP from the coding sequence ATGACGGCGCTGCGCACGAACCCGGCGCCGGAGGAGGCCCCCCTCGGCGTCGACGGGTTCTTCCAGCCGCGCCGGGCCGCCTTCTGGCTGCTGCTGTTCTTCCTCGTCGTCGGGGCGTTCTCCACCCTGTCGAAGATCCATCTCAGCTACGAGATCGTGCCGACGGCCGTGCTCGTCGGGGCCTTCGTGTGGACGCTCTACGCGGTGCCCTTCCTGTGGTTCCTCCGGTCCCTCGACGTCTTCGAGCAGCACTCCCCGCTCGGGTTCGCGCTCGCGTTCGCCTGGGGCGGCTTCGGCGCGGTCCACCTGGTGATCCCGGTGAACGACGCGGTGGAGTCGCTCGCCGCCAAGCTCGGAGGCCCTGAGTTCGCCGCGCGCTGGGGCCCTGCGCTGGCCGCGCCGACGAACGAGGAGCTGTTCAAGTACCTGGGCGTGGTCCTGCTCGTCATGGTCGCGCGGACCCAGTTCCCGACGATCCTGTCCGTGGTCGTCACCGGGGCGACGGTCGGGCTGGGCTTCCAGGTGATGGAGGACCTCGTCTACACGGCCAACACCGCGATCCAGTTCCCCAGCACCAACCAGATCGCGCCGGTCGTCGTCATGCTCGTCGTGCGCGGCCTGCTCGGCGGGCTGTGGAGCCACGCCCTGTACACCTCGATCGCCTGCTTCGGGCTCGGTTACCTGGTCGCCCGGCCGGACCGTCCGCTCGTGCGGCGGATCGCCGTCGCGGTCGCGTTCTTCCTGCTCGCCTGGTCGGCGCACTTCTTCTGGGACTCGCCCCTGCTGCGCGGCCTCGGCGGCGGCGTCATCGTGCTCGCGCTGGTGAAGGGCGTGCCCGTCCTGATCGTCGGCTACGCCGTCTGGTACCTCGCCGAGCGCGAGGAGGGACTGCGGGTCCGCGCGATCACCGAGTCCTACCTCGACAAGACCCTCGTCGCGCCCGAGGAGATCCGCACGCTCGCCTCCTTCCGCGACCGCCGCGCGGCCCGCAAGACGCTCCGCTTCCGGCACGGCAGGCCCGCGGCCCGGACGCTGCGCCGCCTGCAACGCGCGCAGCTGCACCTGCTGCGCGTCTGCGGGCAGGGCGGCCCGGGACCGCAGGCGTGGCGGGCCGCCCAGGAGGTCCGCGCCCTGCGCGCGGACCTCACGGCGATCACCGGCTTACCCGCGGCCCCCTGA